A section of the Carya illinoinensis cultivar Pawnee chromosome 12, C.illinoinensisPawnee_v1, whole genome shotgun sequence genome encodes:
- the LOC122290408 gene encoding zinc finger CCCH domain-containing protein 18-like isoform X4, protein MDFSDYTKLVFDKIKKLEPENAKKIIGYLLLQDRGDHEMVRLALGPEPLIHEVIFKAKAELQQLATKSSPSQISPPTNPVFSPLSRVSSRPFSSPTAFGVSSPYWDPQLVIKHSSDFIPSRSSDSIAELQNQAQFLGSEDLPGNSGVSGFSNDYLYPDVAMGNLSARTSRRFSSLPEVPIKQCHYFNKGFCKHGSSCRYFHGQVMPESFSQMYGNDAINEDQFFSPMSLEKLELEIVEILKSRRGNPVSIASLPMLYYENFGKVLQAEGYLTESQRHGKAGYSLTKLLARLKNSIRLIDRPHGQHAVILAEDAEKYIENRNEKSDPGPIVSGSRQIYLTFPAESTFTEEDVSNYFSTFGRVEDVRIPCQQKRMFGFVTFDSADTVKIILAKGNPHFVCGARVLVKPYREKSKLSDRKYPDRIEAQMYYSPHYVNVDSELHAMPRGYETPRSLRKQLMEEQERAFELERMRLAGLQLAQKPPINQPYFGYSMEGLKVSDDPLNFPSAERFEYLLDVLSSGSASDDSKPRHADTYTDQESQALNLPESPFASPIVSGISTAI, encoded by the exons ATGGATTTCTCAGACTATACAAAACTTGTGTTCGACAAAATCAAGAAACTAGAACCAGAAAATGCCAAAAAGATTATAGGGTATCTTCTTTTGCAAGATCGTGGGGATCATGAAATGGTTAGGTTGGCTTTGGGTCCGGAACCCTTGATTCATGAAGTGATTTTCAAAGCCAAAGCTGAACTACAACAGTTAGCTACCAAGTCCTCACCATCTCAAATCTCACCACCCACCAACCCAGTTTTTAGTCCTCTCTCACGTGTTTCTTCAAGGCCGTTTTCATCACCAACAGCTTTTGGCGTTTCATCACCTTACTGGGATCCTCAGCTAGTTATCAAGCACAGTTCTGATTTCATTCCATCACGGAGCTCGGATTCTATTGCTGAACTCCAAAACCAGGCTCAGTTTTTGGGTTCAGAGGATCTACCTGGAAATTCTGGAGTCTCAGGTTTTTCAAATGATTACCTTTATCCTGATGTTGCAATGGGAAACTTAAGTGCAAGAACAAGTAGACGATTTTCAAGCCTACCTGAAGTTCCGATTAAGCAGTGTCACTATTTCAACAAGGGGTTTTGTAAGCATGGAAGTAGCTGCAGGTATTTCCATGGACAAGTCATGCCCGAGAGCTTCTCTCAGATGTATGGAAATGATGCCATCAATGAGGACCAATTTTTCTCGCCTATGTCGCTTGAGAAGTTAGAATTAGAAATAGTTGAGATTCTAAAATCAAGAAGAGGGAATCCTGTTTCAATTGCTTCTTTGCCTATGCTATATTATGAGAACTTTGGAAAAGTTCTTCAGGCAGAAGGGTACCTCACTGAGAGCCAAAGACATGGTAAAGCTGGTTATAGTTTGACAAAGCTTCTTGCTCGTTTGAAAAACAGTATTCGATTAATTGACAG GCCTCATGGGCAGCATGCAGTAATTTTGGCTGAAGATGCTGAAAAATACATAGAAAATCGGAATGAGAAAAGTGACCCTGGTCCAATTGTCAGTGGATCACGACAGATATATCTAACATTTCCGGCTGAAAGCACTTTCACAGAAGAGGATGTCTCCAATTACTTCAG TACTTTTGGTAGAGTTGAAGATGTGAGGATTCCCTGCCAACAGAAACGGATGTTTGGGTTTGTAACCTTTGATAGTGCAGACACggtgaaaattattttggcaAAAGGAAATCCGCACTTTGTTTGTGGAGCTCGCGTTCTTGTGAAACCTTACAGGGAAAAGTCAAAGCTTAGTGACAG GAAATACCCGGACAGAATTGAGGCTCAAATGTACTATTCTCCGCACTATGTTAACGTGGATTCTGAGCTTCATGCAA TGCCAAGAGGATATGAAACCCCTAGGTCGCTGAGAAAGCAGCTTATGGAAGAGCAAGAACGGGCATTTGAACTTGAGAGGATGCGCCTCGCAGGGCTGCAGTTGGCACAGAAACCTCCAATTAATCAGCCCTACTTTGGCTACTCAATGGAGGGGTTAAAAGTTTCTGATG ATCCTTTAAATTTCCCATCTGCAGAACGATTTGAATATCTACTGGATGTTTTGAGCAGTGGTTCTGCTAGCGATGACAGTAAACCCAGGCATGCAGACACCTACACTGACCAGGAGAG TCAAGCTCTCAATCTCCCTGAAAGCCCATTTGCATCTCCAATAGTTAGCGGCATTTCAACAGCCATATAG
- the LOC122290408 gene encoding zinc finger CCCH domain-containing protein 18-like isoform X2 codes for MDFSDYTKLVFDKIKKLEPENAKKIIGYLLLQDRGDHEMVRLALGPEPLIHEVIFKAKAELQQLATKSSPSQISPPTNPVFSPLSRVSSRPFSSPTAFGVSSPYWDPQLVIKHSSDFIPSRSSDSIAELQNQAQFLGSEDLPGNSGVSGFSNDYLYPDVAMGNLSARTSRRFSSLPEVPIKQCHYFNKGFCKHGSSCRYFHGQVMPESFSQMYGNDAINEDQFFSPMSLEKLELEIVEILKSRRGNPVSIASLPMLYYENFGKVLQAEGYLTESQRHGKAGYSLTKLLARLKNSIRLIDRPHGQHAVILAEDAEKYIENRNEKSDPGPIVSGSRQIYLTFPAESTFTEEDVSNYFSTFGRVEDVRIPCQQKRMFGFVTFDSADTVKIILAKGNPHFVCGARVLVKPYREKSKLSDRKYPDRIEAQMYYSPHYVNVDSELHAMPRGYETPRSLRKQLMEEQERAFELERMRLAGLQLAQKPPINQPYFGYSMEGLKVSDDPLNFPSAERFEYLLDVLSSGSASDDSKPRHADTYTDQESSQALNLPESPFASPIVSGISTAI; via the exons ATGGATTTCTCAGACTATACAAAACTTGTGTTCGACAAAATCAAGAAACTAGAACCAGAAAATGCCAAAAAGATTATAGGGTATCTTCTTTTGCAAGATCGTGGGGATCATGAAATGGTTAGGTTGGCTTTGGGTCCGGAACCCTTGATTCATGAAGTGATTTTCAAAGCCAAAGCTGAACTACAACAGTTAGCTACCAAGTCCTCACCATCTCAAATCTCACCACCCACCAACCCAGTTTTTAGTCCTCTCTCACGTGTTTCTTCAAGGCCGTTTTCATCACCAACAGCTTTTGGCGTTTCATCACCTTACTGGGATCCTCAGCTAGTTATCAAGCACAGTTCTGATTTCATTCCATCACGGAGCTCGGATTCTATTGCTGAACTCCAAAACCAGGCTCAGTTTTTGGGTTCAGAGGATCTACCTGGAAATTCTGGAGTCTCAGGTTTTTCAAATGATTACCTTTATCCTGATGTTGCAATGGGAAACTTAAGTGCAAGAACAAGTAGACGATTTTCAAGCCTACCTGAAGTTCCGATTAAGCAGTGTCACTATTTCAACAAGGGGTTTTGTAAGCATGGAAGTAGCTGCAGGTATTTCCATGGACAAGTCATGCCCGAGAGCTTCTCTCAGATGTATGGAAATGATGCCATCAATGAGGACCAATTTTTCTCGCCTATGTCGCTTGAGAAGTTAGAATTAGAAATAGTTGAGATTCTAAAATCAAGAAGAGGGAATCCTGTTTCAATTGCTTCTTTGCCTATGCTATATTATGAGAACTTTGGAAAAGTTCTTCAGGCAGAAGGGTACCTCACTGAGAGCCAAAGACATGGTAAAGCTGGTTATAGTTTGACAAAGCTTCTTGCTCGTTTGAAAAACAGTATTCGATTAATTGACAG GCCTCATGGGCAGCATGCAGTAATTTTGGCTGAAGATGCTGAAAAATACATAGAAAATCGGAATGAGAAAAGTGACCCTGGTCCAATTGTCAGTGGATCACGACAGATATATCTAACATTTCCGGCTGAAAGCACTTTCACAGAAGAGGATGTCTCCAATTACTTCAG TACTTTTGGTAGAGTTGAAGATGTGAGGATTCCCTGCCAACAGAAACGGATGTTTGGGTTTGTAACCTTTGATAGTGCAGACACggtgaaaattattttggcaAAAGGAAATCCGCACTTTGTTTGTGGAGCTCGCGTTCTTGTGAAACCTTACAGGGAAAAGTCAAAGCTTAGTGACAG GAAATACCCGGACAGAATTGAGGCTCAAATGTACTATTCTCCGCACTATGTTAACGTGGATTCTGAGCTTCATGCAA TGCCAAGAGGATATGAAACCCCTAGGTCGCTGAGAAAGCAGCTTATGGAAGAGCAAGAACGGGCATTTGAACTTGAGAGGATGCGCCTCGCAGGGCTGCAGTTGGCACAGAAACCTCCAATTAATCAGCCCTACTTTGGCTACTCAATGGAGGGGTTAAAAGTTTCTGATG ATCCTTTAAATTTCCCATCTGCAGAACGATTTGAATATCTACTGGATGTTTTGAGCAGTGGTTCTGCTAGCGATGACAGTAAACCCAGGCATGCAGACACCTACACTGACCAGGAGAG CAGTCAAGCTCTCAATCTCCCTGAAAGCCCATTTGCATCTCCAATAGTTAGCGGCATTTCAACAGCCATATAG
- the LOC122290408 gene encoding zinc finger CCCH domain-containing protein 18-like isoform X1: protein MDFSDYTKLVFDKIKKLEPENAKKIIGYLLLQDRGDHEMVRLALGPEPLIHEVIFKAKAELQQLATKSSPSQISPPTNPVFSPLSRVSSRPFSSPTAFGVSSPYWDPQLVIKHSSDFIPSRSSDSIAELQNQAQFLGSEDLPGNSGVSGFSNDYLYPDVAMGNLSARTSRRFSSLPEVPIKQCHYFNKGFCKHGSSCRYFHGQVMPESFSQMYGNDAINEDQFFSPMSLEKLELEIVEILKSRRGNPVSIASLPMLYYENFGKVLQAEGYLTESQRHGKAGYSLTKLLARLKNSIRLIDRPHGQHAVILAEDAEKYIENRNEKSDPGPIVSGSRQIYLTFPAESTFTEEDVSNYFSSTFGRVEDVRIPCQQKRMFGFVTFDSADTVKIILAKGNPHFVCGARVLVKPYREKSKLSDRKYPDRIEAQMYYSPHYVNVDSELHAMPRGYETPRSLRKQLMEEQERAFELERMRLAGLQLAQKPPINQPYFGYSMEGLKVSDDPLNFPSAERFEYLLDVLSSGSASDDSKPRHADTYTDQESSQALNLPESPFASPIVSGISTAI, encoded by the exons ATGGATTTCTCAGACTATACAAAACTTGTGTTCGACAAAATCAAGAAACTAGAACCAGAAAATGCCAAAAAGATTATAGGGTATCTTCTTTTGCAAGATCGTGGGGATCATGAAATGGTTAGGTTGGCTTTGGGTCCGGAACCCTTGATTCATGAAGTGATTTTCAAAGCCAAAGCTGAACTACAACAGTTAGCTACCAAGTCCTCACCATCTCAAATCTCACCACCCACCAACCCAGTTTTTAGTCCTCTCTCACGTGTTTCTTCAAGGCCGTTTTCATCACCAACAGCTTTTGGCGTTTCATCACCTTACTGGGATCCTCAGCTAGTTATCAAGCACAGTTCTGATTTCATTCCATCACGGAGCTCGGATTCTATTGCTGAACTCCAAAACCAGGCTCAGTTTTTGGGTTCAGAGGATCTACCTGGAAATTCTGGAGTCTCAGGTTTTTCAAATGATTACCTTTATCCTGATGTTGCAATGGGAAACTTAAGTGCAAGAACAAGTAGACGATTTTCAAGCCTACCTGAAGTTCCGATTAAGCAGTGTCACTATTTCAACAAGGGGTTTTGTAAGCATGGAAGTAGCTGCAGGTATTTCCATGGACAAGTCATGCCCGAGAGCTTCTCTCAGATGTATGGAAATGATGCCATCAATGAGGACCAATTTTTCTCGCCTATGTCGCTTGAGAAGTTAGAATTAGAAATAGTTGAGATTCTAAAATCAAGAAGAGGGAATCCTGTTTCAATTGCTTCTTTGCCTATGCTATATTATGAGAACTTTGGAAAAGTTCTTCAGGCAGAAGGGTACCTCACTGAGAGCCAAAGACATGGTAAAGCTGGTTATAGTTTGACAAAGCTTCTTGCTCGTTTGAAAAACAGTATTCGATTAATTGACAG GCCTCATGGGCAGCATGCAGTAATTTTGGCTGAAGATGCTGAAAAATACATAGAAAATCGGAATGAGAAAAGTGACCCTGGTCCAATTGTCAGTGGATCACGACAGATATATCTAACATTTCCGGCTGAAAGCACTTTCACAGAAGAGGATGTCTCCAATTACTTCAG CAGTACTTTTGGTAGAGTTGAAGATGTGAGGATTCCCTGCCAACAGAAACGGATGTTTGGGTTTGTAACCTTTGATAGTGCAGACACggtgaaaattattttggcaAAAGGAAATCCGCACTTTGTTTGTGGAGCTCGCGTTCTTGTGAAACCTTACAGGGAAAAGTCAAAGCTTAGTGACAG GAAATACCCGGACAGAATTGAGGCTCAAATGTACTATTCTCCGCACTATGTTAACGTGGATTCTGAGCTTCATGCAA TGCCAAGAGGATATGAAACCCCTAGGTCGCTGAGAAAGCAGCTTATGGAAGAGCAAGAACGGGCATTTGAACTTGAGAGGATGCGCCTCGCAGGGCTGCAGTTGGCACAGAAACCTCCAATTAATCAGCCCTACTTTGGCTACTCAATGGAGGGGTTAAAAGTTTCTGATG ATCCTTTAAATTTCCCATCTGCAGAACGATTTGAATATCTACTGGATGTTTTGAGCAGTGGTTCTGCTAGCGATGACAGTAAACCCAGGCATGCAGACACCTACACTGACCAGGAGAG CAGTCAAGCTCTCAATCTCCCTGAAAGCCCATTTGCATCTCCAATAGTTAGCGGCATTTCAACAGCCATATAG
- the LOC122290408 gene encoding zinc finger CCCH domain-containing protein 18-like isoform X3 produces MDFSDYTKLVFDKIKKLEPENAKKIIGYLLLQDRGDHEMVRLALGPEPLIHEVIFKAKAELQQLATKSSPSQISPPTNPVFSPLSRVSSRPFSSPTAFGVSSPYWDPQLVIKHSSDFIPSRSSDSIAELQNQAQFLGSEDLPGNSGVSGFSNDYLYPDVAMGNLSARTSRRFSSLPEVPIKQCHYFNKGFCKHGSSCRYFHGQVMPESFSQMYGNDAINEDQFFSPMSLEKLELEIVEILKSRRGNPVSIASLPMLYYENFGKVLQAEGYLTESQRHGKAGYSLTKLLARLKNSIRLIDRPHGQHAVILAEDAEKYIENRNEKSDPGPIVSGSRQIYLTFPAESTFTEEDVSNYFSSTFGRVEDVRIPCQQKRMFGFVTFDSADTVKIILAKGNPHFVCGARVLVKPYREKSKLSDRKYPDRIEAQMYYSPHYVNVDSELHAMPRGYETPRSLRKQLMEEQERAFELERMRLAGLQLAQKPPINQPYFGYSMEGLKVSDDPLNFPSAERFEYLLDVLSSGSASDDSKPRHADTYTDQESQALNLPESPFASPIVSGISTAI; encoded by the exons ATGGATTTCTCAGACTATACAAAACTTGTGTTCGACAAAATCAAGAAACTAGAACCAGAAAATGCCAAAAAGATTATAGGGTATCTTCTTTTGCAAGATCGTGGGGATCATGAAATGGTTAGGTTGGCTTTGGGTCCGGAACCCTTGATTCATGAAGTGATTTTCAAAGCCAAAGCTGAACTACAACAGTTAGCTACCAAGTCCTCACCATCTCAAATCTCACCACCCACCAACCCAGTTTTTAGTCCTCTCTCACGTGTTTCTTCAAGGCCGTTTTCATCACCAACAGCTTTTGGCGTTTCATCACCTTACTGGGATCCTCAGCTAGTTATCAAGCACAGTTCTGATTTCATTCCATCACGGAGCTCGGATTCTATTGCTGAACTCCAAAACCAGGCTCAGTTTTTGGGTTCAGAGGATCTACCTGGAAATTCTGGAGTCTCAGGTTTTTCAAATGATTACCTTTATCCTGATGTTGCAATGGGAAACTTAAGTGCAAGAACAAGTAGACGATTTTCAAGCCTACCTGAAGTTCCGATTAAGCAGTGTCACTATTTCAACAAGGGGTTTTGTAAGCATGGAAGTAGCTGCAGGTATTTCCATGGACAAGTCATGCCCGAGAGCTTCTCTCAGATGTATGGAAATGATGCCATCAATGAGGACCAATTTTTCTCGCCTATGTCGCTTGAGAAGTTAGAATTAGAAATAGTTGAGATTCTAAAATCAAGAAGAGGGAATCCTGTTTCAATTGCTTCTTTGCCTATGCTATATTATGAGAACTTTGGAAAAGTTCTTCAGGCAGAAGGGTACCTCACTGAGAGCCAAAGACATGGTAAAGCTGGTTATAGTTTGACAAAGCTTCTTGCTCGTTTGAAAAACAGTATTCGATTAATTGACAG GCCTCATGGGCAGCATGCAGTAATTTTGGCTGAAGATGCTGAAAAATACATAGAAAATCGGAATGAGAAAAGTGACCCTGGTCCAATTGTCAGTGGATCACGACAGATATATCTAACATTTCCGGCTGAAAGCACTTTCACAGAAGAGGATGTCTCCAATTACTTCAG CAGTACTTTTGGTAGAGTTGAAGATGTGAGGATTCCCTGCCAACAGAAACGGATGTTTGGGTTTGTAACCTTTGATAGTGCAGACACggtgaaaattattttggcaAAAGGAAATCCGCACTTTGTTTGTGGAGCTCGCGTTCTTGTGAAACCTTACAGGGAAAAGTCAAAGCTTAGTGACAG GAAATACCCGGACAGAATTGAGGCTCAAATGTACTATTCTCCGCACTATGTTAACGTGGATTCTGAGCTTCATGCAA TGCCAAGAGGATATGAAACCCCTAGGTCGCTGAGAAAGCAGCTTATGGAAGAGCAAGAACGGGCATTTGAACTTGAGAGGATGCGCCTCGCAGGGCTGCAGTTGGCACAGAAACCTCCAATTAATCAGCCCTACTTTGGCTACTCAATGGAGGGGTTAAAAGTTTCTGATG ATCCTTTAAATTTCCCATCTGCAGAACGATTTGAATATCTACTGGATGTTTTGAGCAGTGGTTCTGCTAGCGATGACAGTAAACCCAGGCATGCAGACACCTACACTGACCAGGAGAG TCAAGCTCTCAATCTCCCTGAAAGCCCATTTGCATCTCCAATAGTTAGCGGCATTTCAACAGCCATATAG